The sequence AGTCGGCGTCCGGGACGTGGTCGGCGAAGAGCGGCGAGCCGTACGTGGTGCGGATCCCGGCGGTGTCGGCCAGGTCCTTGTGCGCGACCGGCAGGCCGTGCAGCGGCCCGCGCCACCGGCCCCTCGCCAGATCCCGGTCGGCCTCCTCCGCCTCCCGCAGGGCGCGCTCGGCCACCAGGGTGACGACCGCGTTGACCCGCGGGTTGACCTCCTCGATCCGGCGCAGGTGCGCCCGCAGCAGCTCGACCGCGCTGACCTGCCTGGTGCGCAGCAGCCGGAGCATCTCGGTAGCGGTCAGGTAAAACATCTGCTCCCCCGATCACGGTACGGCCTGCGCCGAGTCTGGCCGAAGGCCGCCGCCGCCCGCGTCGGCAACCTTCGACAACGGCATGGCCGGGGGGACTAGCCCGCTTTGCCGATGGGGGCGGTGATCGCTCCTGTCAGCCGTACCAGCTCCGCCGGGGCGGTCTCGATCTGCAGCCCGCGGCGGCCGGCCGAGAAGTAGATCGTCGCGAAGTCCAGCGCGGAGGCGTCGATCACGGTCGGCAGCCGCCTGCGCTGCCCCAGCGGGCTGATCCCGCCCACCACGTAGCCGGTGACCCGCTCCACCTTCGCCGCGTCGGCCATCGCCGCCCGCTTGCTCCTGAGCGCCGCCGCGAACGCCTTGAGGTCCAGTTTGCCCGCCACCGGCACCACCGCGACGGCCAGCCCGTCCTCCACCTCGGCCACGAGCGTCTTGAAGATCTGCCCGTACGGCACGCCGAGCGCGTCGGCGGCCTCCTCGCCGTAGGCCTGGGCGCCGGCGTCGTGCTCGTAGGGGTGCAGGGTGAAATCCACCTTGGCCTGGGCCAGCGCCACCGTCGCCGGGGTCCCCTGGCCTCCCTTGCTCTTGCTCTTACTCACGGGCGAAGCTTACTGTCTGATTAAAATCTACATTGTAAAGGCTATGTCCGGATGGTGGACAGAACGAGACCGGGTGCCGGACCTCCGTAGACTGGACGGGTGATTTCCCGTACCGACCTGCGCGGAGCCCTCCCGGAGGACCTCCGCCACGTGCTGCCCCGTGCCGAACTCGACGTCGAAGCCGCCCTGGAGAAGGTCCGGCCGATCTGCGAGGACGTGCATCATCGCGGCGTCGAGGCCGTGCGGGAGCTGACCGCGAGGTTCGACGGCGTCGAGCTGGAGTCCACCCGGGTCCCGGCCGAGACGGTCACCAGGGCGCTGGAGGAGCTCGACCCCAGGATCCGGGCCGCCCTGGAGGAGTCGATCCGCCGCGCCCGCCTGGTCCACCGCGACCAGCGCCGCACCGACGTCACCACCCAGGTCGTGCCCGGCGGCACCGTCACCGAGCGCTGGGTCCCCGTCGAGCGCGTGGGCCTCTACGTCCCCGGCGGCCGGGCGGTCTACCCGTCCAGCGTGGTCATGAACGTCGTCCCCGCCCAGGAGGCGGGGGTGTCCTCCCTGGCGGTCACCTCGCCCGCGCAGAAGGAGTTCGGAGGGCTGCCGCACCCGACGATCCTGGCCGCGTGCGCCCTGCTCGGGGTGGACGAGGTCTACGCCGTCGGCGGCGCCCAGGCCGTGGCGATGTTCGCCTACGGCACCGAGGAGTGCCCGCCGGCCACCATGGTCACCGGCCCCGGCAACATCTGGGTCGCCGCCGCCAAGCGGCTGCTCAAGGGCCGCATCGGCATCGACTCCGAGGCCGGTCCCACCGAGATCGCGATCCTCGCCGACTCCACGGCCGACCCCGTGCACGTCGCCGCCGACCTGATCAGCCAGGCCGAGCACGACACGATCGCCGCCGCTGTCCTGGTCACCGACTCCGCCGAGCTGGCCGAGGCCGTCGAGCGGGAGCTGCCCCGCCAGGTCGCCGCCACCAAGCACGGCGAGCGCGTCACCGAGGCCCTGTCCGGCCGCCAGTCGGGCATCATCCTCGTCGACGACATGGAGGCCGGGCTGCGCGTCGTCGACGCCTACGCCGCCGAGCACCTGGAGATCCACACCGCCGACGCGCCCGCGCTGGCGGCCCGGGTCCGCAACGCCGGGGCCATCTTCGTCGGCACCTACGCGCCGGTCTCGCTCGGCGACTACCTCGCCGGGTCCAACCACGTGCTGCCCACCGGCGGCTGCGCCTGCCACTCCTCCGGACTGTCGGTGCAGAC comes from Streptosporangium roseum DSM 43021 and encodes:
- the ybaK gene encoding Cys-tRNA(Pro) deacylase produces the protein MSKSKSKGGQGTPATVALAQAKVDFTLHPYEHDAGAQAYGEEAADALGVPYGQIFKTLVAEVEDGLAVAVVPVAGKLDLKAFAAALRSKRAAMADAAKVERVTGYVVGGISPLGQRRRLPTVIDASALDFATIYFSAGRRGLQIETAPAELVRLTGAITAPIGKAG
- the hisD gene encoding histidinol dehydrogenase — translated: MISRTDLRGALPEDLRHVLPRAELDVEAALEKVRPICEDVHHRGVEAVRELTARFDGVELESTRVPAETVTRALEELDPRIRAALEESIRRARLVHRDQRRTDVTTQVVPGGTVTERWVPVERVGLYVPGGRAVYPSSVVMNVVPAQEAGVSSLAVTSPAQKEFGGLPHPTILAACALLGVDEVYAVGGAQAVAMFAYGTEECPPATMVTGPGNIWVAAAKRLLKGRIGIDSEAGPTEIAILADSTADPVHVAADLISQAEHDTIAAAVLVTDSAELAEAVERELPRQVAATKHGERVTEALSGRQSGIILVDDMEAGLRVVDAYAAEHLEIHTADAPALAARVRNAGAIFVGTYAPVSLGDYLAGSNHVLPTGGCACHSSGLSVQTFLRGIHVVDYTREALAGAAAHVCVLADAEDLPAHGAAIRARFDWEVPS